One Helianthus annuus cultivar XRQ/B chromosome 7, HanXRQr2.0-SUNRISE, whole genome shotgun sequence genomic region harbors:
- the LOC110924725 gene encoding protein FAR1-RELATED SEQUENCE 5-like, which produces MQPEVELQQSQFQMFSPNEEDMWSDEYDEESPLRARPNDRGKSPLTGTDVHEDEQGTPRYFVTQTPQGTKYWTPIVDKEFHPVLRKSYDTFEELIAMYKAYGYQAGFDVKKAQTKVWNGYATHKYLRCSKASKPQKKRTFDTLCESSVMTNRKSTFTHTDCKAQILVLIMQNPTRFVVHNWIDVHNHPLIDPFNRDLSKISRKLPFATQQFIHRMSLNHIGPVKSHRCLVSIKGGHHNVHGTPEDFKNFSQKLRIFIGNRDAQLFLDRLRDRRESLPNFYYDFVVSDGKLNAVFWADEISKLNYKAFGDVLAFDATYQTNKYNMIFVPFTGVDNHMHCVTFGAGLLLNETVESYKWVLQAFLKAHGTEPRLILSDQDPSMKQAIQQVFTTSRHRLCMWHIMKKLPTKIAGDLLQNTDVRACIHRLVWNVYIKPSTFESRWVALLEKFGLQDHQWLNEMYEISERWEILKGKFYCYILNQAAKDGTMVFSVTHEDNVFTVKFNNVDRTADCSCRGFTRMGYLCRHVFCVYRLQHVDTIPAQYISDRWRRDILPKRVFSVQSRYGVDTQPQDVMRSEIIDVVSDCVDVVRNDVDSLSSLLEQLKLIKMNFLTKGSIQMPAQVPSEDVLEELIGHPRENEVVVNNPDVARNKGCGKHRRITGSSNQPGPKPPKAARLCRTCMKYVTCHDSRNCKKFTDPDSINQPPNPNDMGSSSAL; this is translated from the exons ATGCAGCCAGAGGTAGAACTTCAACAGTCTCAGTTTCAGATGTTTTCACCAAATGAAGAAG ATATGTGGAGTGATGAGTATGACGAGGAATCACCGCTACGCGCACGACCTAACGACAGAGGGAAATCCCCACTAACCGGAACTGATGTTCATGAAG ATGAACAAGGAACTCCACGCTACTTTGTAACTCAGACCCCACAAGGAACCAAATATTGGACTCCTATTGTTGACAAGGAGTTCCATCCCGTTCTTCGAAAGTCATACGACACATTTGAGGAGCTTATTGCAATGTATAAGGCATACGGATACCAAGCTGGCTTCGATGTAAAAAAGGCGCAAACAAAGGTTTGGAATGGGTATGCGACGCACAAATACTTGAGGTGCTCGAAAGCTTCTAAACCGCAAAAGAAAAGGACGTTCGACACTCTCTGTGAGTCTTCGGTGATGACCAACAGGAAAAGTACATTCACACACACTGATTGCAAGGCGCAGATTCTTGTCCTCATCATGCAAAACCCTACTCGTTTTGTTGTACACAACTGGATTGATGTGCATAATCACCCCCTTATTGACCCATTCAACCGAGACCTTTCAAAAATATCAAGAAAACTCCCATTTGCAACGCAACAATTTATTCACCGAATGAGCCTCAATCATATTGGTCCGGTCAAGTCCCACAGGTGCCTTGTAAGTATTAAAGGTGGTCATCACAACGTGCATGGTACTCCCGAAGACTTTAAAAACTTTAGCCAGAAGTTGAGGATTTTTATAGGTAACCGAGATGCTCAACTTTTTCTGGATCGCCTTCGTGATCGAAGGGAAAGTCTTCCAAACTTCTACTATGACTTTGTTGTATCTGATGGGAAATTGAATGCTGTGTTTTGGGCTGATGAGATCTCCAAGCTAAACTACAAGGCTTTTGGGGATGTGTTAGCATTCGATGCTACTTACCAGACAAACAA GTACAACATGATTTTTGTACCATTCACTGGCGTAGACAACCACATGCATTGTGTGACCTTTGGTGCTGGGTTGCTTTTAAATGAGACTGTTGAATCTTATAAATGGGTACTCCAAGCATTCCTGAAAGCACATGGAACTGAACCCCGGTTGATCTTAAGCGATCAGGACCCGTCGATGAAACAGGCTATTCAACAAGTCTTTACTACATCTCGTCACAGGCTTTGCATGTGGCATATTATGAAAAAGTTACCAACCAAG ATTGCGGGTGACCTGTTGCAAAACACTGATGTGAGGGCTTGCATTCATCGACTGGTTTGGAATGTTTACATAAAGCCATCTACCTTTGAATCGCGATGGGTAGCGTTGCTGGAAAAATTTGGACTACAAGACCACCAATGGCTCAATGAGATGTACGAAATCAGTGAACGTTGG GAAATCCTCAAGGGAAAGTTTTACTGCTACATCTTAAACCAAGCGGCCAAAGACGGCACAATGGTTTTTTCTGTCACACATGAAGACAACGTTTTCACG GTCAAGTTTAATAACGTTGATAGGACAGCAGATTGTTCATGCCGTGGTTTCACTCGCATGGGCTACCTATGTCGCCACGTCTTTTGTGTGTATCGCTTACAACATGTTGATACGATCCCAGCCCAATACATATCTGATAGGTGGCGGCGTGATATATTGCCAAAGAGAGTGTTTTCCGTCCAGAGTCGTTATGGTGTAGACACGCAACCACAGGACGTTATGCGATCTGAGATTATTGACGTGGTCTCCGACTGTGTGGATGTTGTTCGAAACGATGTTGATTCACTTTCATCCTTGCTTGAACAGCTAAAACTCATCAAAATGAATTTTTTAACAAAGGGATCTATCCAGATGCCAGCCCAAGTGCCAAGTGAGGATGTCTTAGAAGAACTGATTGGGCATCCAAGAGAGAACGAGGTTGTGGTGAATAACCCTGATGTGGCGCGTAATAAAGGATGTGGTAAACACCGTCGCATTACTGGTAGCAGCAACCAGCCAGGTCCAAAACCCCCAAAGGCTGCTCGACTGTGCCGAACCTGCATGAAGTACGTCACTTGCCATGATTCCCGTAATTGCAAAAAATTCACCGATCCCGATAGCATCAATCAGCCTCCCAACCCGAATGACATGGGGTCTTCATCTGCCCTTTAG